Genomic window (Agrobacterium larrymoorei):
CGCTATCGGTCTACGAAAACATCGCCTCCCCGATGCGGATCGCAAAGAAAGATAGCGCCACGATCGATCGCGAGGTCCGCAAGGCGGCGGACCTGTTGAAGCTCACGCCCTATCTGGAGCGCACGCCGCTCAATCTCTCTGGCGGCCAGCAGCAGCGAACCGCCCTTGCCCGCGCCATCGTCAAGAATGCCAGCCTCGTTCTTCTGGACGAGCCGCTTGCCAACCTCGATTACAAGCTGCGCGAAGAGCTGCGTGAGGAACTGCCAAAGATTTTCGCCTTATCCGGCGCGATCTTTGTCTATGCCACGACGGAACCATCCGAAGCACTCCTCCTTGGTGGAAACACCGCAACCCTCAACCAGGGCCGGATCACGCAATATGGCCCGACCATCGACATGTACCGCAATCCGGTCGATCTCGTTTCCGCCAGAACCTTTGCCGATCCGCCGCTGAATATCGTCGAATTGACGAAAGCCGGAAACACGTTCCTGCAAAATGGCCAACCGGCATTTGCTGTTCCGGCCCATCTTTCCGGCATTGCCGATGGACCGGTGACCGCCGCGTTTCATCCGCACCACCTCTATCCAGAACCCACCAACGTCAATGCCGTGAAACTTCAGGCAAAGACGCTGGTTTCGGAAATCGCCGGATCGGAAAGCTTCATCCATCTGGACTTTGCCGGCCACCGCTGGGTGATGCTGACGCGTGGCATTCTCGATATCGAGCCAGACCGGCAGATCGATATCTATCTCGACACCCGTCATCTGATGGCCTTCGGCACTGATGGCCGTTCCCTTGCAACCCCGAAGCTTGCTGCCGCGTGAGGAGATAGAGACATGGCACGTATCAGTCTCGACCACATCCGCCACGCCTATAACGCCAAGGCGAAAGCCGCCAATGACTACGCTTTGAAAGAGGTGCACCACGAATGGAGCGATGGCGGCGCCTACGCGCTGCTCGGTCCATCCGGCTGCGGCAAGACGACCCTGCTCAACATCATTTCCGGACTGATCCATCCATCGGACGGGCGCATTCTGTTTGACGGCAAGGATGTCACCAACCTGCCGACTGAGCAGCGCAACATCGCCCAGGTCTTCCAATTCCCGGTCATCTACGACACGATGACCGTCTACGACAATCTGGCCTTTCCGCTGCGCAATCGTGGTGTCTCGGAGCCGGATGTCGACCGCCGCGTCAACGAAATCCTAGAGATGATCGATCTCGGCGCCATGGCCAAGCGCCGCGCACGGCGGCTGACCGCGGACCAAAAGCAGAAGATTTCGCTGGGACGCGGGCTGGTGCGCAACGATGTGAAAGCCATTCTCTTCGACGAGCCGCTGACCGTCATCGATCCACATATGAAATGGGTGCTGCGTTCGCAGTTGAAGCGCCTGCACCGCCAGTTCGGCTTCACCATGGTCTATGTCACGCACGATCAGACTGAAGCGTTGACCTTCGCCGACAAGGTCGTCGTCATGTATGACGGCCAGATCGTCCAGATCGGCACACCAGCAGAACTCTTCGAGAAGCCTAGCCACACCTTCGTCGGCTACTTCATCGGCTCGCCCGGCATGAATGTGCTGCCCGTCTCGGTCAATGGCGCGCGGGCAACGATCGGTGACCAGACCATCGCGCTGTCTTCAGCCCCGGATTTCAAGCCGGGCGCCAAGACGGAGCTTGGCATCAGGCCGGAATTTATCTCGCTTGGCCGCGACGGCATGCCGGTTTTGATCAACAAGGTCGAGGACATCGGTCGTCAGAAGGTGGTGCGCTCAAGCTTTGCCGGTCAGCCACTGACGATCGTGGTGCCAGAGGACAGCGAGATTCCCGCGGATCCGCGCGTGACTTTCGATCCGAAGGCGATCGGCATCTATGCCGATAGCTGGCGCGCCGGAACAGGAGCCTGAGCATGGACAAGACAGTCAACAACAAGGCCTGGTTCCTCGTCATTCCGGTTCTGGTGCTCGTCGCCTTCTCGGCAGTCATCCCACTGATGACCGTCGTCAACTACTCTGTGCAGGATACATTCGGCAACAACGAGTTCTTCTGGGCGGGTACCGATTGGTTCGTTCAGATGTTGCACTCACCGCGCTTCTGGGATGCGCTGGTGCGCAACCTGATCTTCTCGCTCGTCATTCTCGCGATCGAAATTCCGCTGGGAATCCTGATCGCACTGAACATGCCGAAGACGGGCCTTGGCGTTCCCGTCTGCCTCGTTCTGATGGCGCTACCGCTTCTCATCCCTTGGAATGTCGTCGGTACCATCTGGCAGGTTTTCGGTCGCGTCGATATCGGCTTTCTTGGCCACTACCTTTCGAAGCTCGGCATCGATTACAACTACACGCAGGACCCGGTGGACGCCTGGGCAACCGTCATCATCATGGATGTCTGGCACTGGACAAGCCTCGTCGTGCTGCTCTGCTATGCTGGCCTGGTCTCCATACCGGATGCCTATTATCAAGCGGCTCGCATCGATGGCGCCTCGCGGTGGTCCGTCTTCCGCTTCATTCAACTGCCTAAGATGAAACGCGTGTTGCTGATCGCCGTGCTGCTGCGCTTCATGGACAGCTTCATGATCTACACGGAACCCTTCGTCGTGACCGGTGGCGGGCCTGGCAATTCGACAACCTTCCTCTCCATCGACCTCGTGAAGATGGCCGTCGGTCAGTTCGATCTTGGTCCGGCAGCGGCGATGTCGATCATCTACTTCCTGATCATCCTGGCGCTGTCCTGGATCTTCTACACCGTCATGACCAACAGCGACGCGGATGCGTGAGAAAGGAGACCGGTATGAGCAATTCCACCATGAGCCGCTTCTCCTTCTTGATCCCGACGATCTACATCATCTTCCTGCTGCTGCCGATTTACTGGCTGGTGAATATGAGCTTCAAAGAGAATGCCGAAATCCTCGGCGCCTTCTCGCTCTGGCCGCAAAATCCGACGCTGCGCAACTACACGGTCATCTTTACCGATCCGTCCTGGTATAACGGCTACATCAACTCGATCATCTATGTGGCGTTGAACACCGTCATCTCGGTCGCGGCGGCACTTCCGGCAGCCTATGCCTTCTCTCGATATCGCTTCCTTGGCGATAAGCATCTGTTCTTCTGGCTGCTCACAAACCGAATGGCGCCGCCCGCCGTCTTCGCCCTGCCCTTCTTCCAGCTTTATTCCGCATTCGGGCTGATCGATACGCATATCGCAGTGGCGATCGCCCACTGCCTGTTCAACGTGCCGCTGGCGGTGTGGATCTTGGAAGGCTTCATGTCCGGCGTTCCGAAGGAAATCGACGAGACCGCCTATATCGACGGTTATTCCTTCCCACGCTTCTTCGTGAAGATTTTCATGCCCCTGATCGCAAGCGGCATCGGCGTGGCGGCTTTCTTCTGCTTCATGTTCTCCTGGGTCGAGTTGCTGCTCGCCAGGACCCTGACGACGACTGCGGCAAAGCCGATTGCCGCGACGATGACGCGCACGGTTTCCGCATCGGGGATGGACTGGGGCGTTCTGGCTGCAGCCGGCGTGTTGACCATCATTCCCGGCGCGCTCGTCATCTATTTCGTCCGCAACTACATCGCCAAGGGCTTCGCCCTCGGTCGCGTCTAACAAGGAGAACTCGGATGCATTTTTCCTGGATGGCATGGACGCTGCCAACGGCGCTGTTTTTTCTGACCATCCTCGCTTTGCTGATCGGCATGGCGGTGTGGGAGTATTTCTCGCCCGGCGGCAATCCGCGCGTCGGCATTCTTCGCTTCGAGACGACACGGGGGGACAGGCTCTTCGTCTCGCTGCTCGGCTCCGCTTTCATCAATCTTGCCTGGCTCGGCTTTGTCGGCACAGGCCTTTGGTGGGCGCTCGCTCTATCGGTTGTCTATGCGATCGGCGTGTTCCGCTTCGTATAGCTGCCGACGACGTACCGGGGCGGAGGACGACCCGGCCATTTTATACATGACGCAATCGCAAAACCTTGGGAGGACCTCTTATGCGAATGCATCTTCTTACCACCACAGCAGCGGCGCTGCTGGCAATCACCGGCGTGGCTCACGCCGGTATGAATGAAGCCAAAGCTTTTCTTGATAAGGAAGTCGGCGACCTTTCGTCCCTCTCCCGTGCGGACCAGGAAAAGGAAATGCAATGGTTCATCGACGCAGCCAAGCCATTTGCGGGCATGGACATCAAGGTCGTCTCCGAAACGTTGACGACGCATGAATATGAATCCAAGGTACTGGCGAAGGCCTTTTCCGAAATTACCGGCATCAAGCTGACACACGACCTGATCGGCGAAGGCGATGTGGTCGAGAAGCTGCAGACGCAAATGCAGTCCGGCGAAAACATCTATGACGCCTTCGTTAACGACAGCGACCTGATCGGCACCCATTGGCGCTACCAGCAGGTGCGCAACCTGACCGACTGGATGGCCGGCGAAGGCAAGGACGTCACCAATCCCGGTCTCGACCTGCCCGATTTCATCGGCACCAAGTTCACCACAGCACCCGACGGCAAGCTCTATCAGCTGCCGGACCAGCAGTTCGCCAACCTTTACTGGTTCCGCTACGACTGGTTCAACGATGCCAAGAACAAGGCCGACTTCAAGGCGAAGTATGGCTACGACCTCGGCGTTCCGGTCAACTGGTCGGCCTATGAGGATATTGCCGAATTCTTCACCGGTCGCGAAATCGACGGTAAGAAGGTCTATGGCCATATGGACTACGGCAAGAAAGACCCCTCGCTCGGCTGGCGCTTCACCGATGCCTGGCTGTCCATGGCCGGTAACGGCGACAAGGGCCTGCCAAACGGTTTGCCGGTCGATGAATGGGGCATCAAGGTCAACGAAAAGTCCCAGCCGGTCGGCTCCTGCGTCGCACGTGGCGGCGACACCAACGGCCCGGCCTCGGTCTATGCCATCCAGAAATATCTCGACTGGATGAAGGCCTATGCACCTCCAGCAGCGCAGGGCATGAACTTCTCAGAATCCGGTCCCGTCCCGGCCCAGGGCGAAGTGGCTCAGCAGATCTTCTGGTACACTGCCTTCACCGCGGATGCGGTCAAGAAGGGCCTGCCGGTGGTCAACGAGGACGGCACGCCGAAGTGGCGCATGGCTCCCTCCCCGCATGGCGTCTACTGGAAGGACGGCATGAAGCTCGGCTATCAGGACGTGGGTTCCTGGACGCTGATGAAATCCACGCCTACCGATCGCGCCAAGGCCGCCTGGCTCTACGCGCAGTTCGTCACCTCTAAAACGGTGGACGTGAAAAAGGCGCATGTGGGTCTCACCCTCATCCGTGAATCGACCATCAACCATGAGAGCTTCACCAAGCGCGCCAAAGATCTCGGCGGCCTGATCGAATTCTACCGTTCGCCCGCTCGCGTGCAGTGGTCTCCGACCGGCACCAACGTTCCTGACTATCCGAAGCTGGCTCAGCTCTGGTGGCAGGCCGTGGGAGACGCGTCGTCGGGGGCGAAGACTGCGCAGGAAGCGATGGATTCTCTTTGCGCCGAACAGGAAAAGGTCATGGCACGCCTGGAACGTGCAGGCGTTCAGGGCGACAAGGGACCGAAGCTCGCGGAAGAGCATGATCTCGAATATTGGCACAAGGATGCTGTTGCCAAGGGCAACTTGGCACCGCAGCTAAAAGTCGAGAACGAGAAGGAAAAGCCGCTTACCGTCAACTACGACGAACTGGTGAAGAGCTGGCAGAAGTAAGTCGAAGGCCTAAAAACGTGTCGCGGAAAAGTGTGAAGCGGTTTTGCAATCACGATACGCGATGAGAGAAGGGCTTGAAGCGTGAAAAGCTAGTCTGAAAGATCGCAACACGCTCTAAGAGAGCGAAAGCCGGGGAAACATTTTCCCCGGCTTTCCTAATGAATCAGCGCCAGCCAAGTTCCGGCGCAACATGTTTCAAGATCGCTTCCAGTGCATGGACGTTATAGTCCACACCCAACTGGTTGGGGATTGTCAGTAGAAGGGTATCGGCTTCGGCCACAGCCTCATCCTTCGCCAATTCTTTCACCAAGACATCCGGCTCGGCTGCATAGGATCGACCGAAGATCGACCGCGTATTGGCATCGATGTAGCCGACGCTGTCACTTTCTTTCGATCCCCTACCGAAATAGGCGCGATCGCGGTCATCCACCAGAGCGAAAATACTCCGGCTCACCGACACCCGTGGGGTGCCGCTATGGCCAGCTTCCTTCCAAGCCTCGCGATAGGCGCGGATCTGTGCTGCCTGCTGAACGTGGAAGGGTTCACCGGTTTCGTCGTCTTTCAACGTCGAGCTTTGCAGATGCATGCCGTGTTTTGCCGCCCAGACCGCAGTCGAGTTGGAGCCCGCACCCCACCAGATGCGATCTTTGAGACCCTCGGAATGCGGCTCCAGTCGCAACAGACCGGGAGGGTTCGGAAACATCGGCTGGGGATGGGGCTCGGCAAAGCCCTCGCCTTTGAGGACCTGCAACAATATCTCTGTGTTGCGACGGCCCATGTCCGCATCGCTCTCCCCTTCCGCGGGGCGATAGCCGAAATAGCGCCAGCCGTCGATCACCTGTTCCGGCGAGCCTCGGCTCAAACCCAGTTGAAGACGTCCGTTGGCTATCAGATCGGCGGAGCCTGCATCTTCCGCCATGTAAAGCGGGTTCTCGTACCGCATGTCGATGACGGCCGTGCCGATCTCGATCGACTTGGTGCGCGCGCCGACTGCCGCGAGCAACGGAAATGGCGAAGCAAGCTGGCGCGCAAAGTGATGCACGCGGAAATAGGCACCATCGACGCCGATTTCCTCAGCGGCGACGGAGAGTTCGATGGATTGTTGCAGAACGTCCTTGGCAGTACGTGCTTGCGAGTGAGGCCCCGGGCTCCAATGGCCGAAGGACAGAAAACCGATCTTCTTCATAAGGTAAAACCTGCTGGCTCAATTAATGTGGTTGTCCCACATATAGTGTGGCACCAGCAGGATGTACCTAAGCGATTAGTGAACAGTCCGTTCAGGCCTGCGCACGAACGACATTATTCCCGTGAGGAAGCTCCGCAGACCCAGATCCAGGCGCATTGACCATGGCGCCAGCCAGTTGACGGAACGTCACGATGCCGAGCGGCTCTGCCTGTTTGCCAACAACCGTCGCAACCTCATGTCCGCCGATAGCGAGCAGACGCATGGCCTCTTCAATGCTGGTGCCGGCAGGAACCGGCGGAGCATCCGCAACGACACCGCTGCGTACTGGCGTCATGACGGCCTCGACATTGACGACGCGACCGCGGTTCACTTCCTTGACGAAGCTTTCGATATAGGCGTCGGCGGGACGAAGCACGATATCCTGCCTGTCGCCCTGCTGGATAACTTCGCCATCGCGCAGGATGGCGATCTGGTCACCAAGACGGAGTGCTTCATCCAGATCATGCGTGATAAACAAGATGGTCTTCTTGATCTCGCTCTGAATATCGAGAAGCACCGTTTGCATATCCGTACGGATCAGCGGATCGAGCGCCGAATAGGCTTCGTCCATCAACAGCACCGGCGCGTCGTTAGACAGCGCACGCGCAAGACCGACACGCTGCTGCATGCCGCCTGATAGCTGGTTGGGGTAACGTTGTTCGAAACCCTTCAAGCCAACGCGTTCCAGCCACCGCATAGCGATGTCGATGCTCTTGTCACGCGCCACACCCTGGACTTCGAGTCCATAGATCGTGTTGTCCAGAACGTTGCGGTGGGGCAGAAGCGCGAACTTCTGGAACACCATGGCCGTCTGATGACGCCGGAACTCGCGAAGCTCCGTCGGTGACATCTTCACAACATCCACGCCATCCACCAGCACCTCACCGGCGGTCGGGTCGATCAGCCGGTTGATGTGGCGGATCAGCGTGGATTTACCGGAACCGGACAGGCCCATGATGACCTGAATGCAGCCGGACGGAATGGTGATGTTGATATCGCGAAGCCCGAGCACATGGCCATACTTCTCGTTCAACTCTCCCTTTGTCAGGCCGTTGCGCACGGCCTCCACATGGGTCTGAGGGTTGGAGCCAAAAATCTTGTAGAGATTGCGGATTTCAATACCGCCGAAACCATCAGCCATGGGCGACCTCCTGGTGCTTCTGAAGCCGCTTGCCATAGGCCTGGCTGATCCGGTCGAAGATGATGGCAATGCCGACGATGGCAAGACCGTTGAAGATTCCGAGGGTGAAGTACTGGTTGGCTATGGCTTTCAGCACCGGCTGACCCAGCCCCTGCACACCGATCATGGATGCGACCACCACCATGGCAAGTGCCATCATGATCGTCTGGTTGATACCCGCCATGATCGTCGGCAAGGCGAGCGGCAATTGTACCTTGAAGAGCTTCTGCCAGCCGGAGGAGCCGAAGGCATCTGCCGCCTCCAGCACATCCTTGTCGACCAGGCGGATGCCGAGATCGGTCAGGCGGATCATCGGCGGGATGGCATAGATGACGACGGCGATCAGCCCAGGAACCTTGCCGATGCCGAGTAGCATCACCACCGGTATCAGATAAACGAAGCTCGGCATCGTCTGCATCACGTCCAGCACGGGATTGACGATCCGCTGGAAGCGATCGGAGCGCGACATGGCGATGCCGATCGGAAGGCCGATTGCAATGGACAGGACCGTACAGACGAAGATCATCGAGATCGTCCGCATCGTGTCGGTCCACATGTCGAAATAACCGATGAGAAGAAGTGTGATCATACAGCCGAAAACGATCTTGATGCTGCGGCTTGCAACCCAGGCAATTCCCATGATGATCAGGATGATGATCGGCCACGGTGTCTGTGTCATGAAGCGTTCGGCCGAGATCAGAAAATGCTGTAGCGGCGAAAAGAACGTTTCAATAGCGCCGCCCCATTCTCGGGTAAAGCCGCGGAAGCCGTCGTCGATCACCTTCTTGAGGTTCCGAAGAGCCTCATCATTCATATGCGGAAATGTGTAAAACCAATCCATAGTCATCCCCTGTGAGCGTTGCCCCTGGAGGGGGAACGGTCGAACAGTGACGTATCGTCACCCACGGCGTTGACACGCGGCAGATGGGCGCCGCATGTCGTTTCGCGTGCCGCGCGTTCTCAAGAGAACGGCGTGGCGAGGGGGAGTAGTTAGAGAGACGCCTTGATCTTCGCGGCTGCTTCCGGCGAGACCCATGTTGTCCAGACGTCGGCATTTTCCTTGAGGAAGTGCTTGGCGCCGTCTTCGCCAGTTGCCTGGTTGTCGGTCATCCATGCCATCAGCTTGTTGACGGTGGCGTTGTCCCAGGAACGCTTGTTGAGATAGGCCATCACGTCAGGGCCAGCCTTTTCGGAGAAGGGCTTGGCGACGAGCGTCACGACCTGGTCAACCGGCCAAGCGTTCGGCTTGGGATCCGGGCAATCGGCAACCGTGTTGCAGCGCTTCCATTCCGCCGGATCGTTCGGCACGTCCTGCGTCAGCTTCACCATCTCGTATTTCCCAAGGATCGCGGTCGGCGCCCAGTAATAGCCGACCCATGGCTGCTTGCGCTCATAAGCCTTTGCAATCGAGCCATCGAGACCGGCCGCAGAACCGCTGTCGATCAGGTTGAAGCCAGCCTTTTCGCCGCCATAGGCTTTGAAAAGCTGCGCGGTTACAACGGTGCCACCCCAGCCCTGAGGACCGTTGACGACAGCGCCCTTGCTCGGATCTTCAGGATCTGGGAACAGCTTCGGGT
Coding sequences:
- a CDS encoding carbohydrate ABC transporter permease gives rise to the protein MSNSTMSRFSFLIPTIYIIFLLLPIYWLVNMSFKENAEILGAFSLWPQNPTLRNYTVIFTDPSWYNGYINSIIYVALNTVISVAAALPAAYAFSRYRFLGDKHLFFWLLTNRMAPPAVFALPFFQLYSAFGLIDTHIAVAIAHCLFNVPLAVWILEGFMSGVPKEIDETAYIDGYSFPRFFVKIFMPLIASGIGVAAFFCFMFSWVELLLARTLTTTAAKPIAATMTRTVSASGMDWGVLAAAGVLTIIPGALVIYFVRNYIAKGFALGRV
- a CDS encoding ABC transporter substrate-binding protein, with product MNKLLASTCLLFGLLGGAAAANAAECGSPTIASMNWQSAEVLSAIDKIILNEGYGCTAEITVGDTVPTITSMAEKGQPDIAPEAWVDLLPDVVKRGVDEGKLVVAAKALKDGGVQSWWIPKYFADAHPEIKTFADVFKNPKLFPDPEDPSKGAVVNGPQGWGGTVVTAQLFKAYGGEKAGFNLIDSGSAAGLDGSIAKAYERKQPWVGYYWAPTAILGKYEMVKLTQDVPNDPAEWKRCNTVADCPDPKPNAWPVDQVVTLVAKPFSEKAGPDVMAYLNKRSWDNATVNKLMAWMTDNQATGEDGAKHFLKENADVWTTWVSPEAAAKIKASL
- a CDS encoding ABC transporter ATP-binding protein; its protein translation is MLELRNIAKMVGGDYHIYPTNLTLKRGTLNVLLGPTLSGKTSLMRLMAGLDKPTEGSLIFDGADVTGKRVQDRSVAMVYQQFINYPSLSVYENIASPMRIAKKDSATIDREVRKAADLLKLTPYLERTPLNLSGGQQQRTALARAIVKNASLVLLDEPLANLDYKLREELREELPKIFALSGAIFVYATTEPSEALLLGGNTATLNQGRITQYGPTIDMYRNPVDLVSARTFADPPLNIVELTKAGNTFLQNGQPAFAVPAHLSGIADGPVTAAFHPHHLYPEPTNVNAVKLQAKTLVSEIAGSESFIHLDFAGHRWVMLTRGILDIEPDRQIDIYLDTRHLMAFGTDGRSLATPKLAAA
- a CDS encoding carbohydrate ABC transporter permease gives rise to the protein MDKTVNNKAWFLVIPVLVLVAFSAVIPLMTVVNYSVQDTFGNNEFFWAGTDWFVQMLHSPRFWDALVRNLIFSLVILAIEIPLGILIALNMPKTGLGVPVCLVLMALPLLIPWNVVGTIWQVFGRVDIGFLGHYLSKLGIDYNYTQDPVDAWATVIIMDVWHWTSLVVLLCYAGLVSIPDAYYQAARIDGASRWSVFRFIQLPKMKRVLLIAVLLRFMDSFMIYTEPFVVTGGGPGNSTTFLSIDLVKMAVGQFDLGPAAAMSIIYFLIILALSWIFYTVMTNSDADA
- a CDS encoding ABC transporter permease codes for the protein MDWFYTFPHMNDEALRNLKKVIDDGFRGFTREWGGAIETFFSPLQHFLISAERFMTQTPWPIIILIIMGIAWVASRSIKIVFGCMITLLLIGYFDMWTDTMRTISMIFVCTVLSIAIGLPIGIAMSRSDRFQRIVNPVLDVMQTMPSFVYLIPVVMLLGIGKVPGLIAVVIYAIPPMIRLTDLGIRLVDKDVLEAADAFGSSGWQKLFKVQLPLALPTIMAGINQTIMMALAMVVVASMIGVQGLGQPVLKAIANQYFTLGIFNGLAIVGIAIIFDRISQAYGKRLQKHQEVAHG
- a CDS encoding quaternary amine ABC transporter ATP-binding protein; translation: MADGFGGIEIRNLYKIFGSNPQTHVEAVRNGLTKGELNEKYGHVLGLRDINITIPSGCIQVIMGLSGSGKSTLIRHINRLIDPTAGEVLVDGVDVVKMSPTELREFRRHQTAMVFQKFALLPHRNVLDNTIYGLEVQGVARDKSIDIAMRWLERVGLKGFEQRYPNQLSGGMQQRVGLARALSNDAPVLLMDEAYSALDPLIRTDMQTVLLDIQSEIKKTILFITHDLDEALRLGDQIAILRDGEVIQQGDRQDIVLRPADAYIESFVKEVNRGRVVNVEAVMTPVRSGVVADAPPVPAGTSIEEAMRLLAIGGHEVATVVGKQAEPLGIVTFRQLAGAMVNAPGSGSAELPHGNNVVRAQA
- a CDS encoding DUF2160 domain-containing protein, whose amino-acid sequence is MHFSWMAWTLPTALFFLTILALLIGMAVWEYFSPGGNPRVGILRFETTRGDRLFVSLLGSAFINLAWLGFVGTGLWWALALSVVYAIGVFRFV
- a CDS encoding ABC transporter substrate-binding protein; translation: MRMHLLTTTAAALLAITGVAHAGMNEAKAFLDKEVGDLSSLSRADQEKEMQWFIDAAKPFAGMDIKVVSETLTTHEYESKVLAKAFSEITGIKLTHDLIGEGDVVEKLQTQMQSGENIYDAFVNDSDLIGTHWRYQQVRNLTDWMAGEGKDVTNPGLDLPDFIGTKFTTAPDGKLYQLPDQQFANLYWFRYDWFNDAKNKADFKAKYGYDLGVPVNWSAYEDIAEFFTGREIDGKKVYGHMDYGKKDPSLGWRFTDAWLSMAGNGDKGLPNGLPVDEWGIKVNEKSQPVGSCVARGGDTNGPASVYAIQKYLDWMKAYAPPAAQGMNFSESGPVPAQGEVAQQIFWYTAFTADAVKKGLPVVNEDGTPKWRMAPSPHGVYWKDGMKLGYQDVGSWTLMKSTPTDRAKAAWLYAQFVTSKTVDVKKAHVGLTLIRESTINHESFTKRAKDLGGLIEFYRSPARVQWSPTGTNVPDYPKLAQLWWQAVGDASSGAKTAQEAMDSLCAEQEKVMARLERAGVQGDKGPKLAEEHDLEYWHKDAVAKGNLAPQLKVENEKEKPLTVNYDELVKSWQK
- a CDS encoding LLM class flavin-dependent oxidoreductase, with product MKKIGFLSFGHWSPGPHSQARTAKDVLQQSIELSVAAEEIGVDGAYFRVHHFARQLASPFPLLAAVGARTKSIEIGTAVIDMRYENPLYMAEDAGSADLIANGRLQLGLSRGSPEQVIDGWRYFGYRPAEGESDADMGRRNTEILLQVLKGEGFAEPHPQPMFPNPPGLLRLEPHSEGLKDRIWWGAGSNSTAVWAAKHGMHLQSSTLKDDETGEPFHVQQAAQIRAYREAWKEAGHSGTPRVSVSRSIFALVDDRDRAYFGRGSKESDSVGYIDANTRSIFGRSYAAEPDVLVKELAKDEAVAEADTLLLTIPNQLGVDYNVHALEAILKHVAPELGWR
- a CDS encoding ABC transporter ATP-binding protein: MARISLDHIRHAYNAKAKAANDYALKEVHHEWSDGGAYALLGPSGCGKTTLLNIISGLIHPSDGRILFDGKDVTNLPTEQRNIAQVFQFPVIYDTMTVYDNLAFPLRNRGVSEPDVDRRVNEILEMIDLGAMAKRRARRLTADQKQKISLGRGLVRNDVKAILFDEPLTVIDPHMKWVLRSQLKRLHRQFGFTMVYVTHDQTEALTFADKVVVMYDGQIVQIGTPAELFEKPSHTFVGYFIGSPGMNVLPVSVNGARATIGDQTIALSSAPDFKPGAKTELGIRPEFISLGRDGMPVLINKVEDIGRQKVVRSSFAGQPLTIVVPEDSEIPADPRVTFDPKAIGIYADSWRAGTGA